The proteins below are encoded in one region of Sulfitobacter sp. SK012:
- a CDS encoding K+/H+ antiporter subunit F, translating into MTTALWVMDTALIIAFVTLALGQALSMVRLVLGPTIGDRILALDTMVINALGFVVLLGIHQGIQIYFEVALLIAMLGFVSTVALARFILRGDIIE; encoded by the coding sequence ATGACAACAGCTTTGTGGGTTATGGATACTGCACTCATCATCGCCTTTGTAACGCTGGCCCTTGGCCAAGCGCTCTCAATGGTAAGGCTGGTGCTCGGACCGACTATCGGGGACCGGATTTTGGCACTTGATACGATGGTCATCAATGCCTTGGGCTTTGTGGTCCTTCTGGGTATTCATCAAGGCATTCAAATTTACTTTGAAGTCGCCTTGTTGATTGCCATGTTGGGGTTTGTGTCCACCGTGGCGTTGGCGCGCTTCATTCTACGGGGGGACATCATCGAATGA
- the mnhG gene encoding monovalent cation/H(+) antiporter subunit G, translated as MTAEIIGTYATAICLLIGSGFVIVGVIGLLKFNDPMTRLHAPTKVGTIGIGMLLLASMIHTFTLGETSFHELLIMAFLFVTAPVSANFIAKVNIHRRSCETPPSPPLDDMWSTLNTPEEDQEIEGVPDL; from the coding sequence ATGACCGCTGAAATTATCGGAACATATGCCACTGCCATTTGTTTGCTGATTGGGTCAGGCTTTGTGATCGTCGGTGTTATTGGACTTCTGAAATTCAACGACCCAATGACACGTTTGCATGCGCCTACCAAGGTTGGCACGATTGGGATCGGCATGTTGCTGTTAGCCTCCATGATCCATACATTCACATTGGGCGAAACATCCTTCCACGAGCTGTTGATCATGGCGTTTCTATTTGTAACGGCACCTGTTTCGGCAAACTTTATCGCCAAGGTCAACATCCACCGTCGGTCTTGCGAAACGCCGCCCTCACCGCCGCTCGACGATATGTGGTCGACACTGAACACGCCCGAAGAGGATCAAGAGATCGAAGGCGTGCCGGACCTCTAG
- a CDS encoding YbfB/YjiJ family MFS transporter produces MTPTRQWLVLVGLALGVTVTNGFARFAYSLLLPAMQSEMGWSYAQAGWLNTANALGYIGGAALTMAFIRHISPSSLFAFGLITTTISLLATGMNDALWWQSLWRIFAGVCGAMSFATAGALTAGLFQNDPRRNALAIAILFGVGGGLGIVLAGSALPLMLDAYGPAAWPIGWVIIGMISLIFLPVGLWSATQLRTAPLLLSLARPLPVRRMLPEFAGYAGFGLGYIVYLTFLSAWMTEQDAGAPFIAMIWVLLGLSICFSPFVWRRVLARHASGLPLSLILVGIAVGSALPVLAPGSLTSIVSAVVFGLSVFMAPSAVTNFTRKNLPAESWGHAISLFTVVFAVAQTLGPIGAGLLGDFFGNIGFSLLAAAGLLLIGAVIASFQKPL; encoded by the coding sequence ATGACGCCAACCCGACAATGGCTTGTGCTGGTGGGGCTAGCGCTTGGTGTGACCGTGACAAACGGGTTTGCACGGTTTGCCTATAGTCTGCTGTTGCCAGCGATGCAGTCCGAGATGGGCTGGAGCTATGCACAGGCGGGCTGGTTGAACACTGCGAATGCTCTTGGTTACATTGGAGGTGCAGCGCTAACGATGGCCTTTATACGGCATATCTCGCCTTCCAGCTTGTTTGCCTTTGGCTTGATCACAACGACAATTTCGCTTCTAGCAACTGGCATGAATGATGCCCTTTGGTGGCAGTCACTTTGGCGCATTTTTGCTGGCGTTTGTGGCGCGATGTCCTTTGCCACAGCAGGTGCATTGACTGCTGGTCTGTTCCAAAATGATCCGCGCCGAAACGCGCTCGCCATCGCGATATTGTTCGGAGTAGGCGGGGGATTAGGCATCGTATTGGCCGGATCGGCATTACCATTGATGCTGGATGCTTACGGCCCAGCGGCCTGGCCAATCGGCTGGGTTATAATCGGAATGATTAGCCTCATTTTCTTGCCCGTAGGCCTATGGTCAGCCACACAACTGCGCACGGCCCCCTTGCTGCTCTCTCTTGCTCGACCCTTGCCAGTACGCAGGATGTTACCAGAATTTGCTGGATATGCAGGGTTTGGGCTTGGGTACATTGTGTATCTAACCTTTCTGTCTGCTTGGATGACGGAACAGGACGCAGGCGCTCCGTTCATAGCCATGATCTGGGTTCTACTTGGCCTGAGTATCTGCTTTTCACCATTTGTCTGGCGGCGCGTCCTTGCGCGCCATGCCTCGGGCCTGCCGCTTTCGTTGATCTTGGTAGGGATCGCCGTAGGGTCCGCTTTGCCCGTGCTGGCACCCGGAAGCCTGACATCAATAGTCTCAGCGGTCGTGTTCGGATTAAGTGTGTTTATGGCACCCAGCGCCGTTACAAACTTCACCCGCAAAAACCTCCCGGCCGAAAGTTGGGGACACGCGATCAGCCTGTTTACTGTCGTGTTCGCGGTGGCCCAAACCCTCGGGCCGATTGGAGCCGGCCTGCTCGGCGACTTCTTTGGAAATATCGGCTTCAGCCTACTGGCTGCCGCTGGGCTGCTTTTGATCGGCGCTGTCATAGCGTCTTTTCAAAAACCGCTGTGA
- a CDS encoding helix-turn-helix transcriptional regulator, which translates to MLATQLKQEELCTIKILADLHDVSERTIARDLQLMRDQGMPIDADRGRGGGVRLDRNWGVGRLNLSYPEAVDLLISLAVAEQMKSPMFLANLGSVRRQLIASFSSDKRHKVSGLKSRVLIGSTASTYVQRSVVTTNTRAVQALHQAFLDQRALTIHYENEAGEASRRKIEPHYLLLNYPVWYVMAFDHLREAPRAFRCDRLVAAEVSEIRFRLLPKDHFKQSLEGNAVI; encoded by the coding sequence TTGTTGGCCACTCAGCTAAAACAAGAAGAGTTGTGCACCATCAAAATACTCGCAGATTTGCACGACGTCAGCGAACGGACCATCGCACGTGACCTGCAATTGATGCGTGATCAAGGAATGCCCATCGATGCCGATCGCGGTCGCGGAGGAGGGGTCCGACTTGATCGAAATTGGGGTGTGGGGCGTCTGAATTTGAGCTACCCTGAGGCTGTAGACCTGCTCATAAGTCTCGCAGTTGCAGAGCAGATGAAGTCACCAATGTTTCTAGCAAACCTTGGATCAGTCAGACGTCAATTGATTGCATCATTCTCTTCTGACAAACGCCACAAAGTGAGCGGATTGAAGTCCAGAGTATTAATAGGAAGCACGGCATCAACGTATGTCCAAAGGTCTGTCGTCACGACCAACACTAGAGCGGTTCAGGCCCTGCATCAGGCATTTTTGGATCAACGCGCTTTGACGATCCACTACGAAAACGAAGCCGGTGAAGCTTCAAGGCGGAAGATCGAGCCGCACTATCTGCTCCTAAATTACCCTGTGTGGTACGTAATGGCTTTTGATCATCTTCGGGAAGCGCCTCGTGCGTTTAGATGCGACCGACTCGTAGCCGCCGAAGTCTCTGAAATTCGGTTTCGATTGTTGCCGAAGGACCATTTCAAACAGTCTCTGGAAGGAAACGCCGTTATTTAG
- a CDS encoding helix-turn-helix transcriptional regulator — translation MEILISWNTQTAQIIDNLESDTLPEILSKALQSIVEFDFTVVFGYVGNARPLALYDDFSPDRRVMHVDDYQEGPYLLDPFYLAATGDVEAGPWRLKEIAPDRFYQGEYFRNYYARTGLAEEVGFLVDVHENLTIVVSLMRKTRKFSKSEMKTLKAVWPVINAACRRHWRDTAIEAPDQLSPADTNIERAFLKIGEGVLTPREREVVELTLRGHSADALGKLLGISSGTVRIHRRNIYAKLRISSQGELFSTFISAIADTPRTSVI, via the coding sequence ATGGAAATTTTGATCAGCTGGAACACACAAACCGCACAGATCATCGACAACCTCGAAAGCGATACGCTGCCCGAGATTTTGTCTAAGGCGCTACAAAGCATCGTGGAATTCGACTTCACAGTGGTTTTTGGTTACGTGGGCAATGCCCGTCCGCTAGCGCTCTATGATGATTTTTCGCCTGATCGCAGGGTGATGCATGTGGACGATTATCAAGAGGGACCATACCTGCTTGATCCGTTTTACCTAGCCGCGACAGGCGATGTTGAAGCGGGTCCTTGGCGATTAAAAGAGATTGCGCCTGATCGATTCTATCAAGGTGAGTATTTTCGCAACTATTATGCACGTACGGGTCTGGCTGAAGAGGTGGGTTTTCTAGTCGATGTGCATGAAAATTTGACCATTGTCGTGTCGTTGATGCGCAAGACCCGCAAATTCAGCAAGTCGGAAATGAAGACTCTGAAAGCGGTTTGGCCCGTAATCAACGCCGCCTGCCGCCGGCATTGGCGCGATACGGCGATCGAAGCGCCTGATCAATTGTCCCCTGCAGATACAAACATCGAACGCGCTTTTCTTAAAATTGGCGAAGGTGTTCTGACCCCGCGGGAACGAGAAGTCGTTGAGCTAACCTTGCGCGGACATTCTGCTGATGCTCTAGGGAAGCTGTTGGGAATTTCCTCCGGAACCGTCAGAATTCACAGAAGAAACATCTACGCAAAATTGCGCATAAGTTCGCAAGGCGAGCTCTTTTCTACGTTTATTTCTGCCATCGCTGACACACCGCGCACATCTGTAATCTGA
- a CDS encoding ABC transporter ATP-binding protein, with translation MNNVKTITTNDEYTQEVSATGPVAELRGVSKNYDDVQAVKNIDLSIAPGEFLSFLGPSGCGKTTALRMLAGFETPSEGTVLIDSKDVSGFEAYQRPVNMVFQSYALFPHLTVGQNIAYGLKQQRPKLARGVIADKVQRVLETVRLNEFQDRRIWEMSGGQQQRVALARAIVNEPKLLLLDEPLAALDRKLRKEMQIELQDLQRQLGITFVLVTHDQEEALSLSDRICVMRAGEIVQVGTPRDLYDHPQSRYVADFVGTSNFFEGQITTVEGKTGRISLADGETYDAVCSEVMSVGEAACVSIRPEQVRMSSAQAAGSLNVTIQNRIFLGEHTEYLVRHAQLGNIAVMTPRQSDNSLDALQKGDTAWIHWNPDAALILKNT, from the coding sequence ATGAACAATGTGAAAACTATTACGACTAACGATGAATATACTCAGGAGGTCTCGGCAACAGGTCCGGTTGCTGAGCTGCGGGGCGTGTCGAAAAACTATGATGACGTGCAAGCTGTCAAGAATATTGACCTGAGTATTGCTCCCGGAGAATTCCTATCGTTTCTGGGACCATCCGGGTGCGGCAAAACAACGGCTCTGCGGATGCTTGCGGGATTTGAAACACCGTCCGAAGGCACTGTCTTGATTGACAGCAAAGACGTCTCCGGCTTTGAGGCCTACCAGCGGCCCGTCAATATGGTCTTTCAGAGTTATGCCTTGTTTCCGCATCTCACGGTCGGCCAGAACATTGCGTATGGCCTCAAACAACAGCGTCCGAAACTGGCGCGCGGCGTCATTGCGGATAAAGTTCAGCGAGTCCTCGAAACGGTCCGACTGAATGAGTTTCAGGACCGGCGCATCTGGGAAATGTCAGGTGGTCAGCAGCAGCGCGTTGCCCTTGCCCGCGCCATCGTGAATGAACCCAAACTTCTTTTGCTGGACGAACCCCTTGCCGCACTGGACCGGAAGCTGCGCAAGGAAATGCAGATTGAGCTTCAGGACCTGCAGCGCCAACTGGGTATCACCTTTGTCCTCGTGACCCATGACCAAGAAGAAGCCCTGTCACTCAGCGACCGCATCTGTGTCATGCGCGCGGGTGAAATCGTTCAGGTTGGCACGCCACGCGATCTGTATGATCACCCACAAAGTAGATACGTCGCCGATTTCGTTGGAACTTCCAATTTCTTTGAAGGCCAGATCACCACTGTTGAAGGAAAGACAGGACGGATTTCACTTGCAGATGGCGAAACCTACGACGCGGTCTGTTCAGAAGTAATGTCCGTCGGCGAAGCTGCATGTGTCAGCATCCGCCCAGAGCAAGTCCGAATGAGCAGCGCCCAGGCTGCAGGGTCGTTAAACGTGACGATCCAGAACCGGATTTTTCTCGGGGAACATACCGAATATCTCGTCCGTCACGCCCAACTTGGCAACATCGCGGTCATGACACCCCGACAATCTGACAACAGTTTGGATGCTTTGCAAAAAGGCGACACCGCGTGGATTCACTGGAACCCCGACGCGGCTTTGATTCTGAAAAATACCTAA
- a CDS encoding ABC transporter substrate-binding protein, whose product MSDDTQITKKKFMEELRSYQKGSVTRRHFLGVTGLGAASAVMGTALPGLRASPAFAAGDIGDRVVLATWPNYHDQANFDMFTDKTGAFLQVNVFGSNEEMLAKLQAGGSGWDVYVPTNYTITTYVEEGLIEPLDVSKLPNYDASAFDPRFADAGTVDGVLYAVPKNWGTTGFALNTSHTGGKAMDSWKDFFDRTMDDFSGRTMVHDYQLTTIGAALNYHGYSFNSVDEKELADAEKLLIDVKPHLFAISSDYQPSMRSGDAWMTICWTGDGKQLNTDIPDIQYILGKEGGELWSDYYAIPKGAPHTEAAYALINFMLDPEVNAREVLAHGYPVADSRTNALLPEEMLNDPILYPAAELLNALEFGAAATLTDPNRAELMARFKSA is encoded by the coding sequence ATGTCAGATGATACCCAAATCACTAAGAAGAAGTTCATGGAGGAGCTGCGGAGCTATCAGAAAGGCTCTGTCACGCGACGGCATTTCCTTGGCGTTACCGGATTGGGAGCGGCCTCAGCCGTAATGGGGACCGCCCTGCCAGGTCTCCGCGCAAGCCCGGCCTTTGCAGCAGGTGATATTGGTGATCGTGTTGTCCTTGCCACTTGGCCAAACTACCATGATCAAGCGAACTTTGACATGTTCACAGACAAAACCGGCGCGTTTCTACAGGTGAATGTCTTTGGCTCGAATGAAGAAATGCTCGCAAAGCTTCAGGCCGGTGGCAGCGGATGGGATGTCTATGTGCCCACCAACTACACAATCACAACGTATGTTGAAGAAGGGCTTATCGAGCCTCTTGATGTCTCCAAACTGCCAAACTACGACGCCAGCGCATTTGATCCGCGCTTTGCAGATGCCGGCACAGTCGACGGTGTTCTGTATGCAGTGCCAAAGAACTGGGGCACTACTGGGTTTGCGTTGAACACCAGCCATACCGGCGGCAAGGCCATGGACAGCTGGAAAGATTTCTTTGATCGTACGATGGACGATTTCTCCGGCCGCACGATGGTCCATGACTATCAGTTGACCACCATTGGTGCCGCGCTGAATTACCATGGATATTCCTTTAATTCAGTCGATGAGAAGGAACTCGCGGATGCGGAAAAACTGCTGATTGATGTCAAACCACATCTCTTTGCAATTTCCTCAGATTATCAACCTTCGATGCGGTCAGGCGATGCTTGGATGACGATCTGCTGGACTGGTGACGGCAAGCAGTTGAACACCGACATCCCGGATATTCAGTACATTCTGGGGAAAGAGGGCGGCGAGCTGTGGAGCGACTATTACGCGATCCCTAAGGGCGCACCACATACCGAAGCGGCCTATGCTCTGATCAACTTCATGCTCGATCCGGAAGTGAACGCACGCGAAGTGCTAGCGCACGGATATCCTGTTGCAGACAGCCGCACGAACGCATTGCTGCCAGAAGAAATGCTGAACGATCCGATCCTCTACCCGGCAGCGGAACTATTGAACGCACTTGAATTTGGCGCAGCGGCCACGCTTACGGATCCCAATCGGGCCGAGTTGATGGCACGTTTCAAGTCAGCTTGA
- a CDS encoding ABC transporter permease has product MTQRTRNWLLVAPAGTWLLVMLVLPLSVVFIFSFGERAPSGGYVPAFTFEQYANLPARFTAFKNTLMLAPLGTLAALIIAYPLAYQLAVHTSDKWKTLLLVLVIVPFWTSILIRSYAWIFILGGRGIPALLDIVGVEDVRLINTSFAVLVGIIYGYLPLMVFPIYVSLDRLDKRLLEASSDLGAHPFSTFLKVTLPMSISGIATGCMLVFILLMGEFLIPALLGGGKVFFVGNALVDLFLQSRNWAYGSAVAVMLIVIMLVTVTLYMRLISRLNGQREDAPLM; this is encoded by the coding sequence ATGACACAGCGCACAAGAAACTGGCTTCTAGTCGCCCCTGCGGGCACTTGGTTGTTGGTCATGCTGGTGCTGCCACTCTCAGTCGTCTTTATTTTCAGCTTTGGCGAGCGCGCGCCTTCAGGCGGCTATGTGCCTGCATTCACATTTGAGCAATACGCCAATCTTCCAGCGCGGTTCACAGCTTTCAAAAATACGTTGATGCTCGCACCACTGGGGACGTTGGCTGCACTGATAATCGCCTATCCCTTGGCCTATCAGCTTGCAGTACATACCAGTGACAAATGGAAAACTCTGCTGCTTGTGCTGGTGATTGTGCCTTTCTGGACCTCAATCTTAATCCGCAGCTATGCATGGATCTTCATCTTAGGCGGGCGCGGTATACCCGCTTTGCTCGACATTGTGGGGGTTGAGGACGTGCGCCTGATCAATACGTCCTTCGCCGTGCTGGTCGGCATCATTTATGGTTACCTGCCGCTGATGGTCTTTCCGATCTATGTCAGCCTTGACCGCCTAGACAAACGCCTGCTTGAAGCGTCTTCGGACCTAGGCGCGCACCCCTTTTCAACCTTCCTGAAGGTGACATTGCCGATGTCTATCTCGGGCATTGCGACGGGCTGTATGTTGGTCTTCATCCTCTTGATGGGTGAGTTTTTGATCCCGGCTCTATTGGGCGGAGGCAAGGTATTCTTTGTAGGCAATGCACTGGTTGATCTGTTCTTGCAATCACGCAACTGGGCCTACGGTTCCGCTGTGGCGGTGATGCTGATCGTGATCATGCTTGTGACTGTCACCCTTTATATGCGTCTGATTTCGCGGCTGAATGGTCAGCGCGAAGACGCACCGCTAATGTGA
- a CDS encoding ABC transporter permease, producing the protein MRIYAICVYVFLYTPIAIIALFSFSAGRSASQLEGLSVKWYGRALNNPFVMDALGNSLFVAFVSATLASILGTLAAVGLQGIRGPARAFFDALIYIAVMIPGIVIGIATLIALVSVFGFINPWLAAMWPEGEAAPQLSMGMGSLIAAHTMFTLALVIIIVRARLAGLEGALNEASADLYATPFGTFRQITLPLIAPAILAGFLLSFTFSFDDFIIAFFVAGSETTLPIYIFSSIRRGITPEVNAIGTMVMVASLIMLVIAQLILRRGAKR; encoded by the coding sequence ATGCGCATCTACGCCATATGTGTCTACGTTTTCCTCTACACCCCCATCGCCATCATTGCGCTGTTCAGTTTCAGCGCAGGCCGGAGTGCAAGCCAACTCGAGGGCCTGTCTGTCAAATGGTATGGTCGCGCCCTTAACAATCCGTTTGTGATGGATGCACTTGGCAACAGCCTGTTTGTAGCCTTCGTTTCCGCGACACTCGCCAGCATTTTAGGAACATTAGCAGCAGTCGGGTTACAGGGCATTCGTGGGCCAGCCCGCGCATTTTTTGATGCACTCATTTACATCGCGGTGATGATCCCTGGCATCGTGATTGGCATCGCGACACTCATTGCCTTGGTATCTGTCTTCGGCTTCATAAACCCGTGGCTCGCCGCGATGTGGCCAGAGGGCGAAGCCGCGCCACAATTATCGATGGGCATGGGGTCACTGATAGCTGCGCACACCATGTTCACCCTCGCGCTTGTTATCATCATCGTGCGCGCCCGTCTTGCAGGGTTAGAAGGCGCGTTGAACGAGGCATCAGCCGACCTTTACGCCACGCCCTTTGGCACTTTCCGCCAAATCACATTGCCTCTGATCGCACCTGCGATCCTTGCAGGGTTCCTGCTGAGTTTCACGTTTAGCTTTGACGATTTCATCATCGCCTTCTTCGTGGCTGGATCGGAAACGACACTGCCCATTTATATCTTTTCCTCCATCCGCCGGGGCATCACCCCTGAGGTCAATGCCATCGGTACCATGGTCATGGTTGCGTCATTGATCATGCTCGTCATCGCGCAACTAATTCTCAGGCGTGGTGCCAAACGATGA
- a CDS encoding SDR family NAD(P)-dependent oxidoreductase: protein MLLKNKVAFVTGAGSGIGAAGAQAMAREGAYVFVTDRDLKSAQALVQSLDVEGCAAEAIQLDVTDDEALTAAITHAAHVKGRLDILHSHAGLQIEGKLEDVAVADLDASWALNVRAHFVAAQAAITPMRAQGGGSVIITSSNSGVQYDREMIAYATTKHAVLAMTRQMAADYAKENIRFNALCPGFIDTPFNRGFEIQMGGRRKLDEYVETTIPMGRFGTVEEIANAIVFLASGNSSFMTGHALVIDGGECI from the coding sequence TTGCTTCTTAAAAACAAAGTCGCCTTTGTCACTGGCGCAGGATCCGGCATTGGTGCTGCAGGCGCGCAAGCGATGGCGCGTGAAGGGGCATATGTCTTTGTCACAGACCGCGACCTAAAATCCGCACAGGCTTTGGTACAATCCTTAGATGTCGAAGGATGCGCCGCCGAAGCAATCCAACTGGATGTTACCGACGACGAGGCACTGACCGCAGCGATCACACATGCGGCACACGTCAAAGGCCGATTAGATATCCTGCATTCCCACGCGGGCCTTCAAATCGAAGGCAAACTCGAGGATGTGGCGGTTGCCGATTTGGACGCGTCATGGGCCCTGAACGTGCGTGCACATTTTGTCGCCGCACAGGCCGCAATCACCCCCATGCGCGCCCAAGGTGGTGGAAGCGTTATCATCACGTCCTCAAATTCTGGGGTGCAATATGACCGCGAGATGATCGCTTATGCCACGACCAAGCACGCTGTGTTGGCAATGACGCGCCAAATGGCGGCCGACTACGCCAAGGAAAACATACGATTTAACGCGCTCTGCCCGGGCTTTATCGACACGCCTTTCAACCGCGGGTTTGAGATTCAGATGGGCGGGCGCCGAAAGCTAGATGAATATGTCGAAACCACAATACCGATGGGGCGTTTTGGAACCGTAGAAGAGATCGCCAACGCGATCGTGTTCCTTGCATCAGGTAACTCATCCTTCATGACGGGGCATGCTTTGGTCATCGACGGCGGCGAATGTATTTGA